One Amycolatopsis thermophila DNA segment encodes these proteins:
- a CDS encoding MBL fold metallo-hydrolase, with protein MRLTILGCSGSVPGPGEPASGYLLEADGFLLGLEFGNGVFAELQRRRDPFDLGALVLSHLHPDHCADFGALTVLRRYHPAPPYDATRRRLPVHAPANAPVRLAMAYAPNETELAETDLSDVFEFSALSTEPVTIGPFEITAIPVDHPTEAFGLRVRHGDRTLAYTGDTGPCDTLTGLVRDVDVLLAEASWTDAADRPPGVHLSGKQAGELARDAGVGRLLITHVAPWSDRDAILAEATAAFPAATLVERGAVYDI; from the coding sequence GTGCGACTGACGATCCTCGGCTGCTCGGGCAGTGTTCCCGGACCGGGCGAGCCCGCGTCCGGCTACCTGCTCGAGGCGGACGGGTTCCTGCTCGGACTGGAGTTCGGCAACGGCGTGTTCGCCGAGCTGCAGCGGCGGCGTGACCCGTTCGACCTCGGCGCACTGGTGCTGTCGCACCTGCACCCCGACCACTGCGCGGACTTCGGCGCGCTGACCGTCCTGCGGCGCTACCACCCCGCGCCGCCCTACGACGCCACCCGCCGCCGGCTCCCGGTGCACGCCCCGGCCAACGCCCCGGTGCGGCTGGCGATGGCCTACGCGCCCAACGAGACCGAGCTGGCCGAGACCGACCTGTCCGACGTCTTCGAGTTCTCCGCGCTGTCCACCGAGCCGGTCACGATCGGGCCGTTCGAGATCACCGCGATCCCCGTCGACCACCCGACCGAGGCGTTCGGGCTCCGGGTGCGGCACGGGGACCGGACGCTGGCCTACACCGGTGACACCGGTCCCTGCGACACGCTCACCGGCCTCGTCCGGGACGTCGACGTGCTGCTGGCCGAGGCGTCCTGGACCGACGCGGCCGACCGGCCGCCGGGCGTGCACCTGTCCGGCAAGCAGGCGGGTGAGCTGGCGCGGGACGCGGGCGTGGGACGCCTGCTCATCACGCACGTGGCGCCGTGGAGCGACCGGGACGCGATCCTCGCCGAGGCGACGGCGGCCTTCCCCGCGGCGACGCTCGTCGAGCGCGGCGCGGTCTACGACATCTGA
- the murI gene encoding glutamate racemase, with product MSNREAPIGVFDSGVGGLTVARAILDQLPSEQLRYVGDTAHNPYGPLPIARARELALASLDKLVEDGVKALVIACNTASAACLRDARERYDVPVIEVVLPAVRRAVAATHTGRIGVIGTAGTIRSRAYEDAFAAARDVTITSVACHRFVDFVERGVTSGRQVLGLAEGYLEPLLRAEVDTLVLGCTHYPLLTGVLQIVMGPDVTLVSSAEETAKDLVRVLTEQDMLAERDEPPQHEFIATGSPEPFVRLARRFMGFAPGVLSPISA from the coding sequence GTGAGCAATCGCGAGGCCCCGATCGGTGTGTTCGATTCCGGCGTCGGGGGCCTCACGGTCGCCCGCGCGATCCTCGACCAGCTGCCGTCGGAGCAGCTGCGTTACGTGGGCGACACGGCGCACAACCCGTACGGGCCGCTGCCCATCGCCCGTGCCCGCGAGCTGGCGCTGGCGTCGCTGGACAAGCTCGTCGAGGACGGCGTGAAAGCCCTGGTCATCGCCTGCAACACGGCGTCGGCCGCGTGCCTGCGGGACGCCCGCGAGCGCTACGACGTGCCGGTGATCGAGGTCGTCCTGCCCGCCGTGCGGCGGGCCGTGGCCGCGACCCACACCGGGCGGATCGGCGTGATCGGGACGGCGGGGACGATCCGGTCGCGGGCGTACGAAGACGCCTTCGCGGCGGCGCGCGACGTGACGATCACCAGCGTGGCCTGCCACCGGTTCGTCGACTTCGTGGAGCGCGGCGTCACCTCCGGGCGCCAGGTGCTCGGCCTCGCGGAGGGCTACCTCGAGCCGCTGCTGCGCGCGGAAGTCGACACGCTGGTGCTGGGCTGCACGCACTACCCGCTCCTGACCGGCGTGCTGCAGATCGTGATGGGGCCGGACGTCACGCTCGTCTCCAGCGCCGAGGAGACCGCCAAGGACCTCGTCCGCGTGCTCACCGAACAGGACATGCTCGCCGAACGGGACGAACCGCCGCAGCACGAGTTCATCGCCACCGGCTCACCGGAGCCGTTCGTCCGGCTCGCGCGGCGCTTCATGGGATTCGCGCCCGGCGTGCTCTCGCCGATCAGCGCCTGA
- a CDS encoding rhomboid family intramembrane serine protease, which translates to MSTLPAPPAEGAKRVLPAKPKTAALVVLAFTALLYVVEAVDVALHNRLDAEGIVPRSLGGLDGVVWAPLLHGSWSHLLANTVPVMAFAFLAMAAGIARWALVTATIWLVSGLGVWLTAGAGTVTIGASGLAFGWLAYLLVRGLFNRSFAQILVAAVLLIGWGGMLWGVLPGQPGISWQAHLFGALGGVLAARFAARAGRPRAVPSTS; encoded by the coding sequence ATGAGCACGCTGCCCGCACCCCCGGCCGAGGGGGCCAAACGCGTCCTGCCGGCGAAACCGAAGACCGCCGCGCTCGTCGTGCTGGCCTTCACGGCCCTGCTGTACGTCGTGGAGGCCGTGGACGTCGCCCTGCACAACCGGCTCGACGCCGAGGGCATCGTGCCCCGCTCGCTCGGCGGGCTGGACGGCGTGGTGTGGGCGCCGCTGCTGCACGGCAGCTGGTCGCACCTGCTGGCCAACACCGTGCCGGTGATGGCGTTCGCCTTCCTCGCGATGGCCGCCGGGATCGCCCGCTGGGCGCTCGTGACCGCCACGATCTGGCTGGTCAGCGGCCTGGGCGTGTGGCTGACGGCGGGGGCGGGCACGGTCACGATCGGCGCGTCCGGGCTGGCCTTCGGGTGGCTGGCGTACCTGCTGGTGCGGGGGCTGTTCAACCGCTCGTTCGCGCAGATCCTGGTGGCCGCCGTGCTGCTGATCGGGTGGGGCGGCATGCTGTGGGGCGTGCTGCCCGGGCAGCCGGGCATCTCCTGGCAGGCGCACCTGTTCGGCGCGCTCGGCGGGGTCCTCGCCGCCCGGTTCGCCGCCCGGGCCGGCCGCCCGCGGGCGGTACCCTCGACCTCGTGA
- a CDS encoding group I truncated hemoglobin: MTSIYEQIGGQEALVAVVDDFYERVLDDAELAPFFTGTNLPRLKGMQVEFFAAALGGPDEYRGRSMKDVHRGRGIGRHHFDLVAKHLSESLLAAGVPAETTTTIIGAVAPLSADIVSPGA; encoded by the coding sequence GTGACGAGCATCTACGAACAGATCGGCGGCCAGGAAGCGCTCGTCGCCGTCGTCGACGACTTCTACGAGCGCGTGCTCGACGACGCCGAGCTGGCGCCCTTCTTCACCGGCACCAATCTGCCGCGGCTGAAGGGCATGCAGGTCGAGTTCTTCGCCGCCGCGCTCGGCGGGCCCGACGAGTACCGGGGCCGGTCGATGAAGGACGTGCACCGCGGCCGCGGCATCGGCCGGCACCACTTCGACCTGGTCGCCAAGCACCTGAGCGAGTCGCTGCTGGCGGCCGGGGTGCCCGCGGAGACCACGACCACGATCATCGGTGCCGTCGCCCCGCTGTCGGCGGACATCGTCTCCCCCGGCGCCTGA
- a CDS encoding PLP-dependent cysteine synthase family protein encodes MARYESLLDALGGTPLVGLPRLSPTHDVRLWAKLEDRNPTGSIKDRPALAMIEAAEREGRLRRGSTILEPTSGNTGISLAMAAKLKGYGLVCVMPENTSAERKQLLQAYGARIVFSPAAGGSNEAVRRAKELAEKNPDWVMLYQYGNPANPEAHYRGTGPELLKDLPTITHFVGGLGTTGTLVGVGRYLHEQKPDVQIIAAEPRYGELVYGLRNLDEGFVPELYDPDVLNGRYSVGAYDALRRTRELLEHEGIFAGISTGAVLHAALGVAEKVAAKGERADIAFIVADAGWKYLSTGAYAGSVDEAAERLDGQLWA; translated from the coding sequence ATGGCCCGCTACGAATCGCTGCTCGACGCCCTCGGCGGCACGCCGCTGGTGGGGTTGCCGAGGCTGTCCCCGACGCACGACGTGCGCCTGTGGGCCAAGCTCGAGGACCGCAACCCGACCGGCTCGATCAAGGACCGGCCCGCGCTGGCCATGATCGAGGCCGCCGAGCGCGAGGGCAGGCTGCGCCGGGGGTCCACGATCCTCGAGCCGACCTCGGGCAACACCGGTATTTCCCTGGCCATGGCCGCCAAGCTCAAGGGCTACGGCCTGGTGTGCGTGATGCCGGAGAACACCTCGGCCGAACGCAAGCAGCTGCTGCAGGCCTACGGCGCGCGGATCGTGTTCTCGCCCGCCGCGGGCGGGTCGAACGAGGCGGTGCGGCGCGCCAAGGAACTGGCGGAGAAGAACCCGGACTGGGTGATGCTCTACCAGTACGGCAACCCGGCCAACCCCGAGGCGCACTACCGCGGCACCGGCCCGGAGCTGCTCAAGGACCTGCCGACCATCACGCACTTCGTCGGCGGCCTGGGCACCACGGGCACGCTGGTCGGCGTGGGCCGGTACCTGCACGAGCAGAAGCCGGACGTGCAGATCATCGCCGCCGAGCCGCGCTACGGCGAGCTGGTGTACGGGCTGCGCAACCTCGACGAGGGGTTCGTGCCGGAGCTGTACGACCCGGACGTGCTCAACGGCCGCTACTCGGTGGGCGCCTACGACGCGCTGCGCCGCACGCGTGAGCTGCTCGAGCACGAGGGCATCTTCGCCGGCATCTCCACCGGCGCGGTCCTGCACGCCGCGCTCGGCGTGGCCGAGAAGGTCGCCGCCAAGGGCGAGCGCGCCGACATCGCGTTCATCGTCGCCGACGCCGGCTGGAAGTACCTGTCCACCGGCGCGTACGCCGGGAGCGTCGACGAGGCCGCCGAGCGCCTCGACGGCCAGCTCTGGGCCTGA
- a CDS encoding MoaD/ThiS family protein, producing the protein MAVTVSIPTILRTHTDGQKSVEASGKTVLEVIDDIESRHGGLKARLVKEDKLHRFVNVYVNDEDVRFAGGLDAEVKDGDTVTILPAVAGGAR; encoded by the coding sequence ATGGCCGTGACCGTGTCCATCCCCACCATCCTGCGTACCCACACGGATGGCCAGAAGTCGGTCGAGGCGTCCGGCAAGACCGTGCTCGAGGTGATCGACGACATCGAGTCGCGGCACGGCGGCCTCAAGGCCCGCCTGGTCAAGGAGGACAAGCTCCACCGCTTCGTGAACGTCTACGTCAACGACGAGGACGTGCGCTTCGCCGGCGGCCTGGACGCCGAGGTCAAGGACGGCGACACCGTCACCATCCTGCCCGCGGTGGCCGGCGGCGCCCGCTAG
- a CDS encoding Mov34/MPN/PAD-1 family protein, whose translation MLRIRRELVDEIVAHARRDHPDEACGVIAGPEGSDRPERFIPMLNAARSPTFYEFDSGDLLKLYREMDANDEVPVVIYHSHTATEAYPSRTDVSYASEPDAHYVLVSTRDPETHEFRSYRIVDGVVTEEPVEITE comes from the coding sequence GTGCTTCGGATCCGCCGTGAACTCGTCGACGAGATCGTCGCCCACGCTCGCCGGGACCACCCGGACGAGGCGTGCGGCGTGATCGCCGGTCCCGAGGGTTCCGACCGCCCCGAGCGGTTCATCCCGATGCTGAACGCGGCGCGCTCGCCGACGTTCTACGAGTTCGACTCCGGTGACCTGCTCAAGCTCTACCGCGAGATGGACGCGAACGACGAGGTCCCGGTCGTGATCTACCACTCGCACACCGCGACCGAGGCCTACCCGTCACGCACCGACGTGTCCTACGCCTCCGAGCCCGACGCGCACTACGTGCTGGTCTCCACCCGCGACCCTGAGACGCACGAGTTCCGGTCGTACCGGATCGTGGACGGGGTCGTCACCGAGGAGCCGGTGGAGATCACGGAATAA
- a CDS encoding ATP-dependent Clp protease adaptor ClpS: MKRERAWAVVVHDDHVNSFQSVVYALHSTVGLPVERGLEFAGVVHHEGLAELTRFASREQAERLVAELQVLGLHATVQGV, encoded by the coding sequence GTGAAGCGTGAGCGGGCCTGGGCCGTCGTGGTGCACGACGACCACGTGAACTCCTTCCAGTCGGTGGTCTACGCGCTGCACAGCACGGTCGGGTTGCCGGTCGAGCGGGGCCTGGAGTTCGCCGGCGTGGTGCACCACGAGGGCCTGGCCGAGCTCACCCGGTTCGCGTCCCGGGAGCAGGCCGAGCGCCTGGTCGCCGAGCTGCAGGTGCTCGGCCTGCACGCCACGGTGCAGGGCGTCTGA
- a CDS encoding P1 family peptidase, translated as MITDVPGVLVGHHHRIGDGWATGTTVVLTPPGTTGAVDQRGGAPGTRETNLLEPENLVRHVDAICLSGGSAYGLAAADGVMRWLSEHERGFQVGAEPHEVVPIVPGAVIFDLPRSAWGNRPDPSFGYAACEAAGVAVRQGSVGAGAGAAVGSLKGGVGSASERVGDFVVGALAVVNARGEAVAFETGRPFAADHEVDGEFGVSWPERAASVPGQATDLNTTIGVVAVDADLSKAECRRLAVAAQDGLARAVRPAHSMFDGDTVFALATGARDLPEASGPFGVTTRAAALDELCGAAARVFARACVHGLISAEGVAGVPAYRDVWPEAFA; from the coding sequence ATGATCACCGACGTGCCCGGGGTGCTCGTCGGGCACCACCACCGGATCGGGGACGGCTGGGCCACCGGGACGACGGTCGTGCTCACGCCGCCGGGCACCACGGGGGCGGTCGACCAGCGCGGCGGCGCGCCCGGCACGCGCGAGACCAACCTGCTCGAGCCGGAGAACCTGGTCCGCCACGTCGACGCGATCTGCCTGTCCGGCGGCAGCGCCTACGGTCTCGCGGCGGCCGACGGGGTCATGCGGTGGCTGAGCGAGCACGAGCGCGGGTTCCAGGTCGGGGCCGAGCCGCACGAGGTGGTGCCGATCGTGCCCGGCGCGGTGATCTTCGACCTGCCGCGCAGCGCGTGGGGCAACCGGCCGGACCCGTCGTTCGGGTACGCCGCCTGCGAAGCGGCGGGTGTCGCGGTCCGGCAGGGCAGTGTCGGCGCGGGGGCCGGGGCGGCGGTCGGGTCGCTGAAGGGCGGGGTCGGTTCCGCGAGCGAGCGGGTGGGCGACTTCGTGGTCGGGGCGCTGGCGGTGGTGAACGCGCGCGGCGAGGCGGTCGCGTTCGAGACGGGACGGCCGTTCGCGGCCGACCACGAGGTGGACGGCGAGTTCGGGGTGAGCTGGCCGGAACGGGCCGCGTCGGTGCCCGGGCAGGCGACGGACCTGAACACGACCATCGGCGTGGTGGCGGTCGACGCGGACCTGTCGAAGGCCGAATGCCGCCGCCTGGCGGTCGCGGCGCAGGACGGCCTGGCGCGCGCGGTGCGGCCGGCGCACTCGATGTTCGACGGCGACACGGTGTTCGCGCTGGCCACGGGCGCCCGAGACTTGCCGGAGGCCTCGGGACCGTTCGGGGTGACCACGCGCGCGGCGGCGCTGGACGAGCTGTGCGGGGCCGCGGCGCGGGTCTTCGCCCGGGCGTGCGTGCACGGGCTGATCAGCGCCGAGGGTGTGGCGGGCGTGCCCGCGTACCGGGACGTGTGGCCGGAGGCCTTCGCGTAA
- a CDS encoding DUF2017 domain-containing protein — MRGWQRKGGRVHAGFEQQEAAVLRGLVSQLEDMLRARAEEAPQDPLAELTGIRTGPSQSPDDPVLSRLLPDYHKIDPDTPSQEVLDSASALRSLHEPELVDAKVGVATVVMETLPRDGGDVKLTYEQADAWLAALNDVRLALGTALDVTEDMPEELPEDDPRSPHLGVYHWLTWVQESLVQALTA; from the coding sequence GTGAGGGGCTGGCAGCGCAAGGGCGGGCGCGTGCACGCCGGGTTCGAGCAGCAGGAGGCCGCGGTGCTGCGCGGCCTGGTCAGCCAGCTCGAGGACATGCTGCGGGCGCGCGCCGAGGAGGCGCCGCAGGACCCGCTGGCCGAGCTGACCGGCATCCGCACCGGCCCGTCGCAGTCCCCGGACGACCCCGTGCTGTCCCGTCTGCTGCCCGACTACCACAAGATCGACCCGGACACCCCCAGCCAGGAGGTGCTCGACTCGGCGAGCGCGCTGCGGTCGCTGCACGAGCCCGAGCTGGTGGACGCGAAGGTCGGCGTCGCCACGGTGGTCATGGAGACCCTGCCGCGCGACGGCGGTGACGTGAAGCTGACCTACGAGCAGGCCGACGCGTGGCTCGCGGCGCTCAACGACGTCCGGCTGGCGCTGGGGACCGCGCTGGACGTCACCGAGGACATGCCCGAGGAGCTGCCCGAGGACGACCCGCGGTCGCCGCACCTGGGCGTCTACCACTGGCTGACCTGGGTGCAGGAAAGCCTGGTGCAGGCGCTGACGGCATGA
- the clpS gene encoding ATP-dependent Clp protease adapter ClpS, translated as MTTPVASEQTQVEPIGVETGAEDKPWQTIVWNDPVNLMSYVTYVFQKLFGYSRDHATKLMLDVHHKGRAVVSSGTKEKVEGDVTRLHAAGLWATMEHTS; from the coding sequence ATGACCACGCCTGTCGCATCCGAACAGACGCAGGTTGAACCAATCGGTGTCGAGACCGGTGCCGAGGACAAGCCGTGGCAGACGATCGTCTGGAACGACCCGGTGAACCTGATGTCGTACGTGACGTACGTCTTCCAGAAGCTGTTCGGGTACAGCCGCGACCACGCCACCAAGCTGATGCTGGACGTGCACCACAAGGGGCGCGCGGTGGTGTCGTCGGGCACGAAGGAGAAGGTCGAGGGCGACGTGACCAGACTTCACGCGGCCGGCCTGTGGGCGACGATGGAGCACACTTCGTGA
- a CDS encoding nicotinate phosphoribosyltransferase encodes MGFPETHGSTALLTDHYELTMLGSALADGTGDRQCVFEVFARRLPAGRRYGVVAGTARVLDAIADFRFTDAEIDQLAATAVVDDDTLSWLANYRFSGDVDGYPEGELYFPGSPILTVRGTFAEAVLLETVALSILNHDSAIASAAARMASAAHGRPIIEMGGRRTHEWAAVAAARAAYIGGFATTSNLEAGRRYGLPTRGTVAHAFMLLHDSEEDAFRAQVEKMGTDTTLLVDTYDITRGIETAVRVAGTDLGAIRIDSGDVGVLARKAREQLDSLGARDTRIVVSGDLDEHAIAALRAEPVDAYGVGTSVVTGSGAPTAGMVYKLVEVDGRPVAKRSENKASRGGAKSALRRHKPTGTAIEEVVYAAGQRPEAGEHDRELPIPLVRGGKPVDDLPTLDDSRQRLRDGLVSLPWEGLKLSHGEPAIPTVFPQEA; translated from the coding sequence ATGGGTTTCCCCGAGACGCACGGCAGCACCGCCCTGCTGACCGACCACTACGAACTCACCATGCTGGGCAGTGCCCTGGCCGACGGCACCGGCGACCGGCAGTGCGTGTTCGAGGTCTTCGCCCGGCGGTTGCCCGCCGGACGGCGCTACGGCGTGGTCGCCGGCACCGCCCGCGTGCTGGACGCGATCGCCGACTTCCGGTTCACCGACGCCGAGATCGACCAGCTCGCGGCCACCGCCGTCGTCGACGACGACACCCTGTCGTGGCTGGCGAACTACCGGTTCAGCGGCGACGTCGACGGCTACCCGGAGGGCGAGCTGTACTTCCCGGGCTCGCCGATCCTCACCGTCCGGGGCACGTTCGCCGAGGCGGTGCTGCTGGAGACCGTCGCGCTGTCGATCCTCAACCACGACAGCGCGATCGCCTCCGCCGCCGCACGCATGGCGTCGGCCGCGCACGGCAGGCCGATCATCGAGATGGGCGGCCGCCGCACGCACGAGTGGGCCGCGGTCGCCGCCGCGCGCGCCGCCTACATCGGCGGTTTCGCCACCACGTCGAACCTGGAGGCCGGCCGCCGCTACGGCCTGCCGACCCGCGGCACGGTCGCGCACGCGTTCATGCTGCTGCACGACAGCGAAGAAGACGCCTTCCGCGCCCAGGTCGAGAAGATGGGCACCGACACCACCCTCCTGGTCGACACCTACGACATCACCCGGGGCATCGAGACCGCGGTGCGCGTCGCCGGCACCGACCTGGGCGCGATCCGCATCGACTCCGGTGACGTCGGCGTGCTGGCCCGCAAGGCGCGCGAGCAGCTGGACTCGCTCGGCGCGCGGGACACCCGGATCGTGGTGTCCGGCGACCTCGACGAGCACGCGATCGCGGCACTGCGCGCCGAGCCGGTCGACGCCTACGGGGTGGGCACCTCCGTGGTCACCGGGTCCGGCGCCCCGACCGCGGGCATGGTCTACAAGCTGGTCGAGGTCGACGGCCGCCCGGTGGCCAAGCGCAGCGAGAACAAGGCCTCGCGCGGTGGCGCCAAGTCCGCACTGCGCCGTCACAAGCCGACCGGGACGGCGATCGAGGAGGTCGTGTACGCGGCCGGGCAGCGGCCCGAGGCCGGTGAGCACGACCGCGAACTGCCCATCCCGCTGGTGCGCGGCGGCAAGCCGGTCGACGACCTGCCGACGCTGGACGACAGCCGTCAGCGGCTGCGCGACGGCCTGGTCAGCCTGCCGTGGGAGGGGCTCAAGCTCTCCCACGGCGAACCCGCGATCCCCACCGTGTTCCCCCAGGAGGCCTGA
- a CDS encoding isochorismatase family protein, whose amino-acid sequence MSRALIVVDVQNDFCEGGALAVAGGAEVAAKISEHLARGGYTAVAATRDYHIDPGAHFSENPDYVRSWPRHCEAGKPGASFHPALDVGPITAVFSKGQYSDGYSGFEGHTDAGEQLADWLRERQITEVDVVGIATDHCVRASALDAAAAGFSVRVLLDLTAGVARETTDRALDQLRAADVDLVGTPRVG is encoded by the coding sequence ATGAGCCGGGCACTGATCGTCGTGGACGTGCAGAACGACTTCTGCGAGGGCGGCGCGCTGGCCGTCGCCGGCGGGGCGGAGGTGGCCGCGAAGATCAGCGAGCACCTCGCCCGCGGTGGTTATACGGCGGTGGCCGCGACGCGCGACTACCACATCGACCCGGGTGCGCACTTCAGCGAGAACCCGGACTACGTGCGGTCGTGGCCGCGGCACTGCGAGGCCGGGAAGCCGGGCGCCTCGTTCCACCCGGCGCTCGACGTCGGCCCCATCACCGCGGTGTTCTCGAAGGGCCAGTACAGCGACGGGTACTCCGGGTTCGAGGGGCACACCGACGCCGGCGAGCAGCTCGCCGACTGGTTGCGGGAACGGCAGATCACCGAGGTCGACGTGGTGGGCATCGCGACCGACCACTGCGTGCGGGCCAGCGCGCTCGACGCCGCCGCGGCCGGGTTCTCGGTGCGCGTCCTGCTCGACCTCACCGCCGGTGTGGCGCGGGAGACCACCGACCGGGCGCTGGACCAGCTGCGCGCCGCGGACGTGGACCTCGTGGGCACCCCGCGGGTCGGCTGA
- a CDS encoding bifunctional 4-hydroxy-2-oxoglutarate aldolase/2-dehydro-3-deoxy-phosphogluconate aldolase: MRTVLRKHNNRFRERLATSRVLAILRAEDASWFADAGQVVYDAGLRVIEVDLATPGALDAIGTLQVELGADALIGAGGVRTVADVDRCAAAGIDFVATTTFWPDVLWRAQECAMPIVCGALTPTEVDAAWRYGPAAVKLFPAGTSGGARYLEEVRSTLPEVPLVPAGGVALSDVDDHLGAGALAVGVASALFGDAVDGGRLDELAKRASHLAAIADRYA, from the coding sequence ATGCGCACCGTGCTGCGGAAGCACAACAACCGCTTCCGGGAGCGCCTGGCGACCAGCCGGGTGCTGGCGATCCTGCGCGCCGAGGACGCGTCCTGGTTCGCCGACGCGGGCCAGGTCGTCTACGACGCGGGCCTGCGCGTCATCGAGGTGGACCTGGCCACGCCGGGCGCGCTGGACGCGATCGGCACCCTGCAGGTCGAGCTCGGTGCGGACGCCCTGATCGGTGCGGGCGGGGTGCGCACCGTGGCGGACGTCGACCGGTGCGCCGCGGCCGGCATCGACTTCGTCGCGACCACCACCTTCTGGCCGGACGTGCTGTGGCGGGCGCAGGAGTGCGCGATGCCGATCGTGTGCGGTGCGCTCACCCCGACCGAGGTCGACGCCGCGTGGCGGTACGGGCCGGCCGCGGTGAAGCTCTTCCCGGCGGGCACCTCCGGTGGCGCGCGGTACCTCGAGGAGGTCCGGTCCACGCTGCCGGAGGTGCCGCTGGTGCCCGCCGGCGGCGTCGCCTTGTCCGATGTGGACGATCACCTGGGTGCCGGCGCGCTCGCGGTCGGGGTGGCGTCGGCGCTGTTCGGCGACGCGGTCGACGGCGGCCGCCTCGACGAGCTGGCGAAGCGCGCCTCCCACCTCGCCGCGATCGCGGACCGGTACGCCTGA